atcattaccaggttgtttaggtcctgatatcaacaaggtcaaaatcgtaaactttctcttcatacacaaccatgggggtagattgtaaataacaagcataacaggccaacaactatacttactgctaagggatgcgtgtggattaaacccatcagtcgaaagacctagacaaatattacgagattcatttccaagagaaggccacttcaaatcaactctcttccaagcaagggtgtcagctggatgtcttaatttaccatcctttattctttcattagcatgccacgacaaacttttagcatgttcgacatttctaaacaatcggatgaaacgaggaattggcggaaggtaccacaaaactttggcaggtactccttccttgacatcgtcaccatttcttttcatttgccatcgtgactcaccacaagtaggacacgattttgcgtctgcaaaactatttcgatacaatatgcaatcattaggacatgcatgaattttttcgtactgcatgcctaatgagcataatgtcttctttgcctcataaaatgaaattggaatttcattaacttcaggcaataactccttcaagaaaccaaataactcagtaatgcttttatcactccagccatgtttagcttttatattgtacaacctaagaagcgcagataattttgtaaatcttgtacaaccagggtaaattggtttctcggcatcattaaggagtgtctcaaacttatttgggtctactcctgatccataatgtgcgtcgtcaatcatttcatctaatggatcccagttctcctccactatattcctcctcactccttttggtctacttggcagagttggagcaatcggagctatctccccatggtaataccaaattctgtaactcttgtcgatcccattgaaatataagtgttctttaatctttttaagatccatctttttaacatttccacacttaagacatggacaataagtaaaatttgggtctttcacattttccgaacaaaaccttaagaacaaatcaacCCCGTTCCtaaattccgcagataacctatttgctgacatccactgtttatccatatattcttctatgtctatggaaaagaaaagaaacaacactaaataagcacgtgataaagttgtatgtctatataaaactaattttttattatcctagataaaatcgggcagcatttcccctataatagtgacctaaccatctgcatgtgaatatcaaaacaaacaattcaaacaacatacaataagtttcttccttatagaatgtctatataaaactaattgtttattatcctagataaaatcgggcagcatttcccctataatagcgacctaaccatctgcatgtgaatagcaaaacaaacaattcaaacaacacacaataagtttattccttatagctccgtagcacacagtaaaatttatcagaacctacttcactaatacacagaagttctcaaccttccgttatcaccgcagcacacaattttaatctcagaacctacttcactatggatgaatatttaagatattcaaactcctctaacatttgtttaataatattaaaagtagaagtaagagaatatatatatgtacctcttgcaatctttaatccaaaagctagcaaagttacttcacttagtaatcaaattcgctattaaatccacaaagcaataaaattaaattaataaataataaataaaacatcactaaatatctagcaatatataacgtattattgtaattttagaaacttaattacctcaaatgtgtgattgatattggaattttgatgcaaaatactctctaaaatctcaccacaaaaatcacacctatgaaattaaattaattaatatgttaaacattactaaacaaatatcactaaatatctaataatagtaaatgatattggtaaacaaataaaaaaaatcccaatgtgccgctaattataacttcaacaaaaaatcaatataaaatttcataacctaaaaacttaataataaacaaaaacataaaatttttaatatatttctattttataaattatttaataaatttattttaacataactatatatataacaaaatagttacaatttaaaaaaaaattcaaatatacaaaaatatatctaaatttcgaaataaaaattgataaaaatttaaaaaaatcatgaacatatatactctaatgaaatatatacaatgtgataggttaaattaaaaaaaaaactaaaaaatcataaatccctaaaaacttccattgaaaaaccacaaaaacatacaatgtatataaaaaaatgcataaaaatgtaaaactaacacaaaatcatgtatattactcatcctaatgcaaaacctataatttatttgcaaaataattaactaaaaatcaagaaaataaaaaaaaaaacttaccttagaaccctaaaaacGCAGCCCCAAATCGCCCAATTCTTCTCTCTGGTTTGCTCTCGGGTTCGTGTGAGGAAGAAGAAGGCTGGTAGTGATTTATAagtgggtacatccaacgtctcccactgggagacgtgccacgtgtcccacgtctcccactgggagacgttggatgtacccataaatcactaccagcctatttccaacgtcttccactatttttaatgtcttccaattgtaaccattaatatgcactttcaatgtcttacaccattagccatttaaaatcccttctaatttttaatgtcttacaccaatggtgtaagacattgtagggagtcattgaaagtagaatttgttgtagtgtatgcatggttattaaggaattattattttaatgataaaataagagaaatataagacttagtcttcaccaaaatctgataagagcatgatatttgtcacaattttatttatttgtggattagattgtaaatagatttttcgtaactttagggt
The genomic region above belongs to Humulus lupulus chromosome 1, drHumLupu1.1, whole genome shotgun sequence and contains:
- the LOC133779726 gene encoding uncharacterized protein LOC133779726, with the translated sequence MDKQWMSANRLSAEFRNGVDLFLRFCSENVKDPNFTYCPCLKCGNVKKMDLKKIKEHLYFNGIDKSYRIWYYHGEIAPIAPTLPSRPKGVRRNIVEENWDPLDEMIDDAHYGSGVDPNKFETLLNDAEKPIYPGCTRFTKLSALLRLYNIKAKHGWSDKSITELFGFLKELLPEVNEIPISFYEAKKTLCSLGMQYEKIHACPNDCILYRNSFADAKSCPTCGESRWQMKRNGDDVKEGVPAKVLWYLPPIPRFIRLFRNVEHAKSLSWHANERIKDGKLRHPADTLAWKRVDLKCSDEGEQRPNSQSVEQENKSMDREHAMGATEGSCSNKYEQEMTELRAAVNRQDEKIEKLLAEQRQRKAPSPPPETPTPTPPPPPPQAPHAMHPMEPLYGRFRKQHPPVFEGSTDPLDAQDWKTLQETSSLPVQSGIAPVGGHTFAGAFSCAGKSAKTRRQKSR